The Terriglobales bacterium genome segment AATCCACGGGCATCGTGCTGTTTTTAACCACCCTGCTGCTGGTTATGGTCCTTTATATGACGGTCATCGTGCACGGGGTTGCGGTGATGCGCTCGGTGCTGGAAGAAAAAACCTCGCGTGTGATGGAAGTGATGCTGGCCACGGTCACACCCAAAGAGCTGATGGCCGGCAAGATGATCGGCGTGGGGGCGGTGGGGTTGACCCAAATCGCAGTCTGGGCGATTGCCGCCGCTGTCTTCGGCGGTATCGGCATGGTTGCATTCAATCTTGCGGAGGGAAGTGTACATCTTTCACCGGTCAAGGGCATTTACTTCACTATTTTCTACGTGCTCGGGTTCATGCTATACAGCTCAATCTCGGCCGCCGTCGGGGCCATGGTGAACTCTGAAGAAGAGGCGCAGCAGCTCAGCTTTGTGGTGGTGATGCCCATCGTCATGGCTGTCATGTTCATGATGTTCATCTTTCGGGCGCCCAGCGCGCCGCTTTCGGTGGTTCTTTCGCTGGTGCCATTTTTTGCTCCCATCCTCATGTTTCTGCGGATCATGGTCGAGCAGCCGCCTTTCTGGCAGATTGCGCTTTGCCTTGCCTTGATGATCGCCACAATCTACGTGACCCTGAGCATATGCGCGCGCATTTATCGGGTCGGTATTCTCATGTACGGCAAGCGGCCGACGCTGTCCGAGATCATAAAATGGGTGAAATACGCTTGAAGATGGCGGCGTGTGTGTGATGACCAAAAACTGTCAGCGCGCAGCCACGCCTGATAATCTTGGTTGAGAACATCTAACGTGGCCACCCAATCCACAGCCGTTGCCGGCGAGAGCAGCGACCGAAAATTCACACTACGCCAGCGCTTCTTGCTCTGGCTGATCAGTTGGTGCGGATATCTGGCAATCCGTCTGATCTGTCCCACGCTGCGCTACCACGTTTCTTTTGAGGAAGGCGCAATTTCACAGGAAGGCGTTTTCCCCGGGATTTATGTCTTCTGGCACCGCTGCGTTTTTCCCGCCGGCTACCGTTATCGCAATCGAGATATTACTGTTATGACCAGCCGCAGCTTCGATGGCGAATATATTGCGCGCATCATTGAGAAGCTGGGCTTTCGCGCGGTGCGCGGCTCCAGCACTCGCGGAGGCGCAGCCGGTCTGCTGGCCATGCACTCGGAACTCCGGGCAGGGCGCGGCGTGGCCTTTACGATTGATGGCCCGCGCGGCCCGCGCTATGTAGCCAAACCCGGTCCGGTACTTCTGGCGCGTAACACCCAACTGCCCCTGACTGCTTTTTATCTGGCAGTGGAACGTGCATGGGTGCTGAAGACATGGGATGCATTCGTGCTTCCCAAACCTTTTTCCCGGGTAGAAGTGCGAATAAGCAAGATCATCCAGGTGCCGCCTGATGCTTCTCTCGATGAATATCAGGCCGTAATGCAATCCACACTGGAACGCATCACGGAGTACGCGGAAAATCAGGTCGCCGGCGGAAAGAAATGATACCCGCCATCGAATTGGCGCTCTTCAATCAAGTCATTCTGAGAACTAAGAACTAGCAAAATGCTTGTCTCTGACTTCAACTATCATTTGCCGGAAGAGCTCATCGCGCAGCAGCCCCTGGCTGACCGGGCGGCCTCGCGCATGTTACATCTGCAGCGCACGTCCGGTGAGTGGCACGACCGCAGCTTTCGTAAACTCCCCGACTTGCTACGTCCCACGGATTTGCTGGTCTTCAACAACACCAGGGTTTTCCC includes the following:
- a CDS encoding ABC transporter permease, with the protein product MPETLRNIALIVRREYLQRLRTKAFWVMTFLIPAMMAGFTLLPTKLMTMKVGGMKRITVVSDDPQLVEGFKEQFTRKGSGNSEQYLIETDSSATDAEQQWLKKEVESKKLDGFLWLTKDAVAGAKVNFYTQSVADFEVQERLSRALFRTVVRQRILDSGVSHVDLDSVLKQVQVDAVPVEAGKSTGIVLFLTTLLLVMVLYMTVIVHGVAVMRSVLEEKTSRVMEVMLATVTPKELMAGKMIGVGAVGLTQIAVWAIAAAVFGGIGMVAFNLAEGSVHLSPVKGIYFTIFYVLGFMLYSSISAAVGAMVNSEEEAQQLSFVVVMPIVMAVMFMMFIFRAPSAPLSVVLSLVPFFAPILMFLRIMVEQPPFWQIALCLALMIATIYVTLSICARIYRVGILMYGKRPTLSEIIKWVKYA
- a CDS encoding lysophospholipid acyltransferase family protein; translation: MATQSTAVAGESSDRKFTLRQRFLLWLISWCGYLAIRLICPTLRYHVSFEEGAISQEGVFPGIYVFWHRCVFPAGYRYRNRDITVMTSRSFDGEYIARIIEKLGFRAVRGSSTRGGAAGLLAMHSELRAGRGVAFTIDGPRGPRYVAKPGPVLLARNTQLPLTAFYLAVERAWVLKTWDAFVLPKPFSRVEVRISKIIQVPPDASLDEYQAVMQSTLERITEYAENQVAGGKK